From Oncorhynchus tshawytscha isolate Ot180627B linkage group LG11, Otsh_v2.0, whole genome shotgun sequence, the proteins below share one genomic window:
- the LOC121847809 gene encoding oocyte zinc finger protein XlCOF20-like — protein sequence MAPQVNPLTGAAFSLPSIGSINWNMDPATTHTLPGLHPPHDLLMLNQTSDNSNAATLNGNISPFTNDSRSNGISRSGGKEKRFPCSFCGKAFSFPKQVEIHQRMHTGEKLLGCHLCWAHFSDSYHMKRHQRVHTGEKPFSFPQCEKRFSHQLKMHLMVHTGERPFAFTHS from the coding sequence ATGGCGCCTCAGGTTAACCCCCTAACAGGTGCTGCCTTCagcctgccttctataggatctatcaactggaacatggaccctgCGACAACACATACACTCCctggccttcatcctcctcacgatctcctaatgttaaaccagacctcagaCAATTCCAATGCCGCAACACTAAATGGCAACATAAGCCCATTCACAAATGACAGTAGAAGTAATGGTATCAGTAGATCCGGTGGCAAAGAGAAGCGCTTCCCATGTTCGTTCTGTGGGAAAGCCTTCAGTTTCCCCAaacaggtggagatccaccagaggatgcATACGGGGGAGAAATTGTTGGGCTGCCACCTGTGCTGGGCCCATTTTTCTGACTCGTACCAcatgaagaggcaccagagggtccacacaggggagaaacctttcAGCTTCCCCCAATGTGAGAAGAGGTTTTCTCACCAGTTGAAGATGCACCTGATGGTCCACACGGGAGAGAGGCCGTTCGCCTTTACACACAGCTag